One part of the Diadema setosum chromosome 22, eeDiaSeto1, whole genome shotgun sequence genome encodes these proteins:
- the LOC140245165 gene encoding melatonin receptor type 1B-like, whose translation MDPTTASSLADEVLSSSGYTESTDEIENPHTPNPVALNLQLTYLGIICILGAFGNIMVLVASLSHKELRSPANMFIVNLSFVDLLTNVMSIPVLMVSLKYNAWIFSNGMCHASAYIAIICLGQSVQSLAHIAGARYILITKPQRVYQKFCSWKAVFLNITFIWFSTIFIVIIPEFGFADIKFNPNLGLCSVDPQHQNAWIYTTILVAHSILSTLILIPCFYFTTCYTVMSSRRRIQQQNVFQRNVSRIEENLNFWKRELGLSKVLILTLLAYIICWVPFAVVHFLSADGYVSPVAQRVAILFLVTNSCINPYIYAVCNRKFRRVYRDLFYGLWYRVRPQSTTDSNSSQPCKERENEQSNVGILIIRQPTTSGTASSCHDNHAFRVTTSDA comes from the coding sequence ATGGATCCTACAACTGCAAGCAGCCTAGCGGATGAAGTGTTGTCATCCAGTGGATACACCGAATCAACAGATGAGATTGAAAATCCTCACACACCCAACCCAGTGGCTCTCAATCTACAGCTGACATACCTGGGAATAATATGTATCCTTGGTGCATTTGGCAACATCATGGTACTGGTGGCAAGCCTGTCGCACAAAGAGTTGCGCTCACCGGCAAACATGTTTATTGTCAATCTCAGCTTTGTAGATCTGCTGACAAATGTCATGTCCATTCCAGTGCTGATGGTCTCACTGAAATATAATGCCTGGATATTCAGCAATGGAATGTGTCACGCCTCTGCCTACATAGCCATCATCTGtcttggacaatctgttcagaGCTTGGCGCACATTGCCGGCGCTCGGTACATCCTGATTACAAAGCCCCAGAGAGTTTATCAGAAGTTTTGCTCGTGGAAGGCTGTCTTTCTGAATATTACATTCATCTGGTTCTCAACAATTTTCATAGTGATAATTCCAGAGTTTGGCTTTGCAGATATCAAATTCAATCCTAACCTCGGGCTCTGCAGTGTTGATCCCCAGCACCAAAATGCATGGATCTACACCACAATCCTCGTCGCACACTCGATCCTCAGCACTTTGATCCTCATCCCCTGCTTCTACTTCACAACATGCTACACCGTCATGTCCAGTCGTAGGCGCATCCAGCAGCAGAATGTTTTTCAACGTAACGTCAGCCGCATCGAGGAGAACCTAAATTTTTGGAAGCGTGAACTCGGCCTCTCTAAGGTTCTCATCCTTACACTTCTTGCTTACATTATCTGTTGGGTTCCTTTTGCTGTCGTGCACTTCCTCAGTGCTGATGGCTATGTCTCACCCGTGGCTCAGCGGGTAGCCATATTATTTCTTGTGACAAATTCCTGCATTAATCCCTATATTTATGCCGTTTGCAATCGCAAATTTAGACGTGTGTACAGAGACCTCTTCTATGGTTTGTGGTATAGAGTACGACCCCAAAGCACTACTGACAGCAATTCATCACAACCATGTAAGGAAAGGGAGAATGAACAGAGTAATGTAGGGATCCTGATTATTAGGCAGCCCACAACTTCTGGTACTGCAAGCTCCTGTCATGATAACCATGCCTTTCGTGTGACCACATCAGATGCTTGA